Within the [Enterobacter] lignolyticus SCF1 genome, the region AATCCAGCGACAGCCGCTCGGTGACCCGCCCAGGGCCTGGCGACAGCAGCACCAGCTCGGTCGCCATAAATACCGCCTCTTCGATATCGTGGGTGATCAACAGCACCTGCTTGCCGGTTTCATGCCACAGGCGCAGCAGCAGGGTTTGCATCTGTTCGCGGGTAAACGCGTCCAGCGCGCCGAAGGGTTCGTCGAGCAGCAGGAGCTGCGGATCGGCGGCCAGCGCCCGGGCGATCCCGACCCGCTGGCGCTGCCCACCGGAAAGCTGCCAGATAAAGCGCTCTCCGGCGCCGTCCAGCCCGACCTTTTTTAGCATTTGCCGGGCGATTTCCCGACGCTCGCGTTTTCCAGCGCCCGCCAGCTGCAGGCCAAACGCCACGTTATCCTGCACCGTACGCCAGGGCAGTAACCCTTCGTTTTGAAACACCACGCCGCGTGAAGCGCCTGGCCCCAGCACCGGCTCGCCGTTCAGCGTAATACTGCCGCTGGCGTGAGGAATAAACCCGGCAACCAGATTCAGCAGCGTGGTTTTCCCGCAGCCGGACGGCCCCAGCACCACCAGCAGTTCGCCGCGATCGACGCTCAGGCTGATATCGTCAAGCACCGCTTTTCCGCCGTAGCGGGCGTTCAGGTGGGATATTTGCAGCATGGCGACCTCCGGTTCACTGCACGAAACGATCGGTCACGAACTGGCGATAATCGCTGGCAACAGTCGGCACTTTGCCCTGTTCTTTAAGAAACTGCGCGGTATCGACAATGGCTTTATTGACCGGGCCATTGAGCTGCTGCGCCTGCTGCGCGGCCGTCAGATAGGTATTCCCCTTCACCAGCCCCGGCACATCCGCCAGGGGTACGCCGCTGAGCGTCGCCAGCTTTTGCAGGTTCTCCGGCTGCTGCAGCCAGCCGTCCGGGTTATCGATATAGCCGCGCTGCGCCTCAAGCGCGCTTTTGGCGAACGCTTTCACCACCTCCGGATGCTGTTCGGCAAAATCCTTGCGCACTACCCAGACGTCCAGCGTCGGCGCCCCCCACTGCCCGACCTGCGCGGAGTCCGTTAACACCGTGCCGTCTTTCTCGAGCTCATTGACCGCCGGCGCCCAGACGTACGCGCCGTCGATATCTCCCCGCTGCCAGGCGGCGATAATGGCCGGCGGCTGCAGATTCACAATCTGCACCTGCGAAGGCGTAATGCCCCAGTGTTTGAGCGCCGCCAACAGGCTGTAGTGGGTGGTGGAAATAAAGGGGACGGCAATGCGCTTGCCGATCAGATCCTGCGGCTTGCTGATGTTTTTCTTCACCACCAGCGCTTCGGAATTGCCAAGCTGGGAAGCGAGCAGAAAGACCTCAATCGGCACCTGCTGGCTGGCGGCGACGGCCAGCGGGCTGGAGCCGATATTGCCAATCTGCACATCGCCGGAGGCCAGCGCGCGCACGACGCTGGCGCCGCTGTCGAATTTGCGCCAGTCAACGGTCGCGCCGCTGGCTCTGGCGAAGGTGTTGTCCGCCTGTGCGACTTTGGCAGGTTCAGCGGAGGTTTGATACGCCACGGTGACGGTGACCGCCTGCGCCTGAAACGTCAGAAATGCCAGCGCGGCGAGAAATGAAAAACGCGATGAAACTGCCATAGTGTCTGCCCTCTTGTTGTCATGAGCGCAGTATTTCCGGCAGCCGGGTTTTGATAAAGGAATAAAAAAGTCTGGCTAATTCCAATCGGTTTTTAGAAAAAAAACGGCAAAGCTTAGTCAGTCCGGCTTATTGCGCCGACAGATTGCGCACGAGAAACAGCCTTCCCCGCCGTTTTGACAGCCTGGGGTTACGCGTTGTGATGAGAAAAAGAAAAGGACGCCATGCCATAGACACCTCCTGCGCAACACACCTTCAGCATGAGCACGCAGGTTGACTATCACCGTCAGCCAAAAGACTTAACTTTTCACATTTTCTCACCATAACTGCGTAGAAAACGCTCGTTTAGGTCAAATCCTTAACAGTTGTAAGTAAATTTTTCTTAACACATAAAATTTCAGATAAATACGCAAAAAGCAGACCATTTCGTTGGTTATCTCGCCATCAACGCACATAATCCACCACCCCAAAGGGAAATAAACAAGATAAAACACCACCAAATAACGGCAAAGCACTGCACTTTGCTGCAAGGAACGCATTCATGCAAAAGAAATACCTCGTCATGCTGATCCAGACAGCATTACTTTCCGGGCTACCCGCCGTTTCCGCTTATGCAGCACAGTGCACCACCGCCAGCAGCCGCGTGGCGTGTACCGGCGCGGGCACTGTCGCTGACAATATCGGCAGCGGGCGTAGCACCAGCAGCACCACCATTACCGTCGATTCCGGCGTGGTGCTGGATGGCGGCAACGCGCCCGCCATCAGCCTGAACGACAGCAATACCATCACCGTTAACGGCACGGTGCAAAACAGCGCCAACCCGAGCTCCTGGGGCCTGCTCAACGCGGGGGCCAATACCATCGAAGTGATCTCCAACAGCACCATTACCATTGAGCAAGGCGGCAAAGTGCTGGCGAACGGCACCTCCGGCAACGCAGAGGCGATCAACGTGATGGGATTTGGCAACACCATTACCAACCGCGGCGTCATTCAGAGCAGCGGCAGCTCGGCCGCGCTGTGGTTTGAGGATGATGAAGGGCAGTACGGTCCGCCCACGGTCAGAAACCGCGTGGAAAACTATGGCGTCATCGCCCGCGGAACCGAACAGACCAGCACCGCGCCGGTCTTCGGCACCAGCTCCCGCTCCGGCGGGGCCGGTATCGTCTTCGTCAACCACAGCAACAGCAAAGTCATCGGCAGTCTGGCCTTTGGCCGCGGGGATGACGATCTTGAGTTCTACAGCAACTCGCTGGTGACCGGCAACATTGACGGCGGCGGCGGCGTTAACCGTCTGACGCTTAACGGCTCGACCAATTCCCGCGATACGCTGCGCGGCGATATCTCCAACTTCACCACTCTGGATAAAAACGGCGAGGGACGCTGGGACGTCACCGGCGCGCTGAACGGCTTTACCGTGGTCAGCGTTAACCAGGGCACCCTGGGACTGTCGGGCGATAACACCAGCTATACCGGACAGCTGGTTATCAACCCGTCGGGCAATAATGACCCGACCGCCACCGTTGAGGCGCCGGCGCGCAGCCTGCCGGTACGCCCAGGTAATAATACCAACAACGTCATCAACAACGGCATCCTGCGCCTGACCCAGGATAAAAATGAGACCTACGTCGGGCAAATCACCGGCAGCGGCCAGCTGATTAAAACCGGCCAGGGCACGCTGACGCTTAATCCGCAGGCGCCGGACGGCAACCTGTGGCAAGGCGGCACCACCATTCAGCAAGGCGCCATCGCCGTAAGCCAGGATAACCAGCTCGGCGCGGTCAACAGCGCGCTGACCCTGGACGGCGGCGGCCTTATTTTCAATAGCCCGGTCGACCTTGCCGCGGGCCGTAACCTCACGGTGACCGGCAACAACGGCTTTATCGATACCCAGGCCAACAG harbors:
- the tauB gene encoding taurine ABC transporter ATP-binding subunit produces the protein MLQISHLNARYGGKAVLDDISLSVDRGELLVVLGPSGCGKTTLLNLVAGFIPHASGSITLNGEPVLGPGASRGVVFQNEGLLPWRTVQDNVAFGLQLAGAGKRERREIARQMLKKVGLDGAGERFIWQLSGGQRQRVGIARALAADPQLLLLDEPFGALDAFTREQMQTLLLRLWHETGKQVLLITHDIEEAVFMATELVLLSPGPGRVTERLSLDFARRFVAGEPCRSIKSDPQFIARREYVLGRVFEHREAFS
- the tauA gene encoding taurine ABC transporter substrate-binding protein, which gives rise to MAVSSRFSFLAALAFLTFQAQAVTVTVAYQTSAEPAKVAQADNTFARASGATVDWRKFDSGASVVRALASGDVQIGNIGSSPLAVAASQQVPIEVFLLASQLGNSEALVVKKNISKPQDLIGKRIAVPFISTTHYSLLAALKHWGITPSQVQIVNLQPPAIIAAWQRGDIDGAYVWAPAVNELEKDGTVLTDSAQVGQWGAPTLDVWVVRKDFAEQHPEVVKAFAKSALEAQRGYIDNPDGWLQQPENLQKLATLSGVPLADVPGLVKGNTYLTAAQQAQQLNGPVNKAIVDTAQFLKEQGKVPTVASDYRQFVTDRFVQ